The sequence ATTTTCTTCGGTTTTTAGTCCAATCCGTCCCGTTTAGGTGCTATAAACACGCGCTTTGACCCCCAAAGGCAATCCCTGTTGGAATGCCGAAACGAAGGAACAACCATGTCCAGTACAATAGGAACCCTCTTTAAAGTGTCGACATTCGGTGAATCGCACGGCAAGGCCGTGGGCGCGATTGTTGACGGCTGCCCCGCCAACCTGCTGCTCAGCGAGGCCGATATCCAGCCGCAGCTCACCCGCCGCCGTCCCGGGCAGAGCGCCATGACCACGGCGCGCGACGAGGCCGACCAGGTCACGATTCTTTCCGGAGTCGAAAACGGCAAGACCCTCGGCACGCCGATCGGCCTGATGGTCAAAAACAAAGACCAGCGCCCCGGCGACTATGGCGAAATGAGCAATGTTCCGCGCCCGTCGCATGCCGATTTTACCTACCAGATGAAATACGGCAACCGAGCCGCCAGCGGGGGCGGCCGCTCCAGCGCCCGCGAAACCATCGGGCGCGTCGCCGCCGGGGCCATCGCCGAAAAATGGTTGTTCGAGCAGTTTGGCACCCGGATCGTATCGTGGGTGAGCTCGGTCGGCGATATCGATGCGCGCGACCTGACGATGGAAGGCCTGACGCGCGAACAGGTTGATGCCAACATTATCCGCTGCCCGGACGCAGTCGCCGCGGAAAAAATGGTTGGGTTGGTCAAGAAAACCGCGGCGCGAAAAGACTCGGTGGGCGGGGTGCTAACCTGCGTGGCCGAAAACATTCCCGTTGGCCTTGGCGAACCCGTGTTCGAGCGCATGGAGGCCTCGCTTGCCCAGGCCATGCTTTCGATTCCGGCCACCAAGGGCTTCGAGATCGGCTCCGGATTTTCCGGGGCCCGCATGTTTGGTTCGCAGCACAACGATCCGTTCGAGATGAAGGCCGACGGCCGTCTCGGCACCTCGACCAACTTTAGCGGCGGCGTGCAGGGCGGGATCTCCAACGGCGAACCGCTGGTGTTCCGCATTGCCTTCAAGCCGCCGGCTACTATCGGG is a genomic window of Pontiella desulfatans containing:
- the aroC gene encoding chorismate synthase; translated protein: MSSTIGTLFKVSTFGESHGKAVGAIVDGCPANLLLSEADIQPQLTRRRPGQSAMTTARDEADQVTILSGVENGKTLGTPIGLMVKNKDQRPGDYGEMSNVPRPSHADFTYQMKYGNRAASGGGRSSARETIGRVAAGAIAEKWLFEQFGTRIVSWVSSVGDIDARDLTMEGLTREQVDANIIRCPDAVAAEKMVGLVKKTAARKDSVGGVLTCVAENIPVGLGEPVFERMEASLAQAMLSIPATKGFEIGSGFSGARMFGSQHNDPFEMKADGRLGTSTNFSGGVQGGISNGEPLVFRIAFKPPATIGMAQETSTFEGEATVLEAKGRHDPCVVPRAIPIVEAMTALTLMDFVLRQAYRNA